From one bacterium genomic stretch:
- the tyrS gene encoding tyrosine--tRNA ligase, with protein MVFLSPEEQLLRLRRGCAEIISEEDLLAKLRLLRPLRVKLGLDPSAPDLHLGTAIVLRKMRQFQDLGHEVIIVIGDFTAMIGDPTGKKQSRPMLSPEEIASNAQTYREQYGLILDPSRTRVTFNSQWLGALSFADVIRLTSRVTVARILERDDFTTRLRSGVPIHMHELLYPICQAYDSVALEADVELGGTDQKFNNLMGRDLQREVGQPPQVVVLTPLLPGLDGVEKMSKSLGNAIGITEPSSEMFGKAMSIPDALMADYFEYATDVPMEEVAAIRQGLEDGSVHPRDAKRRLAGAIVALWHGEEAAHSAGAAFERLFVGKELPDEIPEAYVPADEAPDGRIRLIRLLVVTGLAESNSEARRLISQGGVSVDGGRIHDVEAIVPARQGLVVQVGRRRFARITIA; from the coding sequence ATGGTGTTTCTTTCACCCGAAGAGCAACTGTTACGATTGCGTCGCGGTTGTGCCGAGATCATCTCCGAGGAGGATCTCCTGGCCAAGCTGCGCCTCCTCCGCCCGCTTCGGGTCAAGCTCGGTCTCGATCCCTCTGCGCCCGACCTGCACCTGGGCACCGCGATAGTGCTGCGCAAGATGCGGCAGTTTCAGGATCTGGGCCACGAGGTTATCATCGTGATCGGCGACTTCACCGCGATGATCGGTGACCCCACGGGCAAGAAGCAGTCGCGCCCGATGCTCTCGCCCGAGGAGATCGCCTCCAACGCCCAGACCTACCGCGAGCAGTACGGCCTGATCCTCGACCCATCGCGCACAAGGGTCACGTTCAACAGCCAGTGGTTGGGCGCGCTTTCGTTTGCCGACGTGATCCGATTGACCTCGCGCGTCACGGTGGCGCGCATCCTAGAGCGCGACGACTTCACCACCCGGTTGCGCAGCGGGGTGCCGATCCACATGCACGAGTTGCTCTACCCCATCTGCCAGGCGTACGACTCGGTGGCGCTGGAGGCCGATGTTGAACTGGGAGGCACCGACCAGAAGTTCAACAACCTGATGGGCCGCGACCTGCAGCGCGAGGTGGGGCAGCCGCCGCAGGTTGTGGTGCTGACGCCGCTACTGCCTGGGCTCGACGGGGTCGAGAAGATGAGCAAGTCCCTGGGCAACGCCATTGGGATAACCGAGCCGTCCTCCGAGATGTTCGGCAAGGCGATGTCCATTCCCGATGCGCTAATGGCGGACTACTTCGAGTACGCTACGGACGTGCCCATGGAAGAGGTCGCGGCGATTCGCCAAGGGCTGGAGGACGGAAGCGTGCACCCGCGGGATGCGAAGCGACGCCTGGCCGGGGCCATCGTCGCTCTCTGGCACGGCGAGGAAGCGGCCCACTCCGCCGGGGCCGCGTTCGAGCGGCTCTTTGTGGGAAAGGAACTGCCCGACGAAATCCCGGAAGCGTACGTCCCCGCGGATGAGGCGCCCGATGGGCGGATCCGCCTGATCCGACTGCTGGTGGTGACCGGGCTGGCCGAGAGCAACAGCGAGGCGCGGCGGCTCATCAGCCAGGGCGGCGTCAGCGTTGACGGCGGCCGGATCCACGACGTGGAGGCAATCGTCCCCGCCCGTCAGGGGCTGGTCGTTCAGGTCGGCCGGAGACGGTTCGCGCGCATCACGATCGCGTAG